The Brassica napus cultivar Da-Ae chromosome C7, Da-Ae, whole genome shotgun sequence genome has a segment encoding these proteins:
- the LOC106356517 gene encoding uncharacterized protein LOC106356517, whose amino-acid sequence MRPIIKEHPSFRLFNFEAIGCNVSFWELGLLYSLSSLLFSLSSLAQMAGLRWREWWNTMAFPTRRIWNRFTVRVGLRHSGLLRLQNDVSSCEYEDVHIMWNLLHKIEDPTPTPTRVARIKQRKKACWNLFGSYLCQRF is encoded by the exons ATGAGACCAATTATAAAAGAACATCCCTCTTTCCGTCTATTTAATTTTGAAGCTATTGGTTGTAACGTCAGTTTTTGGGAGTTGGGTTTGTTGTACAGTCTAtcctctcttcttttctctctctcctcgcttGCTCAAATGGCCGGCCTGAGATGGAGAGAGTGGTGGAACACGATGGCTTTCCCTACCCGGCGAATCTGGAATCGTTTTACCGTTCGCGTCGGATTACGCCACAGTG GACTCTTGAGGTTACAAAACGACGTGAGTTCTTGCGAGTACGAAGACGTACACATCATGTGGAATCTGTTACACAAGATTGAAGATCCGACACCAACACCAACACGTGTTGCACGAATCAAACAAAGGAAGAAAGCTTGTTGGAATCTCTTCGGTTCATATCTTTGCCAAAGATTCtga